The proteins below are encoded in one region of Juglans microcarpa x Juglans regia isolate MS1-56 chromosome 4D, Jm3101_v1.0, whole genome shotgun sequence:
- the LOC121261239 gene encoding suppressor protein SRP40-like, with the protein MATTKGKVSSSTLGKEKRTAVPSNSRTASAAAAATTTKSRANTATTTSSTHHKASSSSTTDKKHGPSYLKPTISSRTESFKYVIKKSGPEDTQQKATPTYIRRRSFDKPQSDSRLRSALVSPGPRVRTLTVRSTSFSPRSTATSLEPSGERTPKKTLIKAGRPQASHAKTMKKSTNPVAKKEISAASVSTEAPKINVDTTDSLSHQSVEDGGDFLVCEVEEVAKVEGEGAGEVLKYENDQQTDVADSEVNNGEDDEKHESCNIPEVSEEMSTNLDAQIEEDGDKIPEEEAENPPEGEVDNGSKDERNESHQEESTVASEARVEVKEDIKGEDQDAEDRDSGDENKNIEDNSVDEKEGMDGESEGLNSKEGEDVLEGGAEETKPVVAASTASSNRQVGRGKKESQAYNDVIEETASKLLEERKNKVRALVGAFETVIDKEASSK; encoded by the coding sequence ATGGCAACTACGAAAGGAAAAGTTAGTAGCAGTACtcttgggaaggagaagaggacTGCAGTCCCTTCAAATTCTCGAACCGCCTCTGCCGCCGCAgccgccaccaccaccaaaaGTCGTGCCAATACAGCCACTACTACAAGCTCTACACATCATAAAGCTTCTTCTTCGTCTACAACTGATAAAAAACATGGCCCAAGCTACCTCAAGCCTACAATAAGCTCACGCACTGAGTCTTTCAAATACGTGATCAAGAAATCTGGCCCTGAAGACACCCAACAGAAGGCCACTCCCACTTACATCAGAAGAAGATCCTTTGACAAGCCACAATCGGATTCCAGACTGCGTAGTGCACTTGTCTCCCCCGGCCCTCGAGTCAGAACACTAACTGTTCGTTCTACCTCTTTTTCACCTAGAAGCACTGCCACTTCTCTGGAACCCTCTGGGGAGAGGACTCCAAAAAAGACATTAATCAAGGCTGGAAGACCACAGGCTTCCCATGCGAAGACCATGAAGAAGAGCACGAACCCTGTCGCTAAGAAGGAAATTAGTGCTGCTTCTGTTTCGACAGAAGCTCCCAAGATTAATGTCGATACAACGGACTCGTTGAGTCATCAAAGTGTGGAAGACGGTGGAGATTTTTTGGTTTGTGAGGTTGAGGAAGTGGCAAAGGTGGAAGGTGAGGGTGCAGGTGAAGTGCTAAAATACGAAAATGATCAGCAAACTGATGTTGCAGACTCTGAAGTCAATAATGGAGAAGATGATGAGAAACACGAGTCTTGTAACATCCCAGAAGTTTCAGAAGAAATGAGTACAAATTTGGATGCTCAGATTGAAGAAGATGGAGATAAAATACCAGAAGAAGAGGCTGAGAATCCACCCGAAGGAGAAGTGGATAATGGAAGCAAAgatgaaagaaatgagagtCACCAAGAAGAGAGTACTGTGGCAAGCGAGGCAAGAGTTGAGGTCAAAGAAGATATTAAAGGAGAAGATCAGGATGCGGAAGACAGAGATTCTGGCGATGAAAACAAGAATATTGAGGACAACTCGGTGGACGAGAAGGAAGGGATGGACGGAGAAAGTGAAGGGCTTAATTCCAAGGAAGGAGAAGATGTACTTGAGGGTGGAGCAGAAGAAACAAAGCCAGTGGTAGCAGCTAGTACGGCATCATCGAATCGCCAAGTCGGACGGGGTAAGAAAGAATCTCAGGCATATAATGATGTGATTGAGGAGACTGCAAGCAAGCTgttggaggagaggaagaacaaAGTGAGAGCACTGGTTGGGGCATTTGAGACGGTCATAGATAAAGAAGCCTCATCAAAATGA